Genomic DNA from Streptomyces sp. AM 2-1-1:
CGCGGCGACCACTTCGAGCGTGGGGCGTCTCATGCGGGTCCGTCCCCTGAACCGCCGCCCAAGTGCCTGCGCGGAGCGGGTTTTCTCATCGGGGCGACCTCCGGCTCTGCGTCTAGGCGATGGGAGCAGCGTATCCGCAGGCCGGAGCGGCCGGAGCACGGCCCGGGCATGTCCTGCCCGCCGCCGACGCCACGGACCCCGACATCGCACAAGGTCGCCGAGAGACCGTTCCCTGAGAACTCACCTCGGCGACGAGGCGCTTTTTTTACGAGGTGAAAGAGGCCTTGACAGCCTCTACCGGCCCCTCCATCCTCCCTCTCAGGGAGCGCTCCCTGAGCTCCCTCCCCCCCCACACCGGAGGAGTCGCCCATGCACGCGCCGCTGCGTCGCTTCGCCTTACTTCTGGCCCTCGCGGCCTCTCTGTTCGCCTTCACCGCTCTTCCCGCCCCTTCCGCGCAGGCGGCGGAGACGCTGCTCTCGCAGGCGAAGCCCGTCACCGCGTCGAGCACCGAGGGCCCCTTCGGTGCTTCCAGCGCCGTGGACGGCGACCTTGGGACGCGCTGGTCCAGCGGGTTCGCCGACCCGCAGTGGATCCAGATCGACCTCGGGGCGAACGCCGCGATCAGCCGGGTGGTCCTCACCTGGGAGGCCGCCTACGCCAAGGGGTTCAGGATCGAGGTGTCGAGCGACGCGGCGAGCTGGACCGTCGTCCACCAGACGGCCACCGGCACGGGCGGCGTCCAGAACCTCGCCGTCACCGGCACCGGCCGCTACGTGCGCATGTACGGGACGCAGCGCGCCACGCTCTACGGCTACTCCCTGTGGGAGTTCCAGGTCTACGGCACCGCCGGTGCCGGCAACCCCGGCGGCGACGCCGGCAAGCTCCTCTCCTACGGCAAGCAGGGCGTGGCTTCTTCTTCGCAGGCCGACTCGAACTGCTGGGAGTGCACACCGGCCAGGGCCTTCGACCGCGATCCGGCCTCCCGCTGGGCCACGAGCCCCACGACGGGTTGGACCGATCCGGGCTGGATCTCCGTGGATCTCGGCGCCACGGCACAGATCGACAAGGTCGTCCTGCAGTGGGACCCCGCCTACGCCAAGTCCTTCCAGATCCAGGTCTCGTCGAACGGAGCCGACTGGACACCGATCTACTCGACGACGTCCGGCACGGGCTTCAAGCAGACGCTGGCCGTCTCGGGAACCGGCCGCTACGTGCGCATGTACGGGACACAGCGCGCC
This window encodes:
- a CDS encoding discoidin domain-containing protein; this encodes MHAPLRRFALLLALAASLFAFTALPAPSAQAAETLLSQAKPVTASSTEGPFGASSAVDGDLGTRWSSGFADPQWIQIDLGANAAISRVVLTWEAAYAKGFRIEVSSDAASWTVVHQTATGTGGVQNLAVTGTGRYVRMYGTQRATLYGYSLWEFQVYGTAGAGNPGGDAGKLLSYGKQGVASSSQADSNCWECTPARAFDRDPASRWATSPTTGWTDPGWISVDLGATAQIDKVVLQWDPAYAKSFQIQVSSNGADWTPIYSTTSGTGFKQTLAVSGTGRYVRMYGTQRATPYGYSLWEFQVYGTGGSPVQAPPLPSDPANPPRLVWSDDFDGAAGGKPDASKWRADPGSGPNNELEYYTDHRNAALDGAGHLVMEARKEATAGASCPPDPLSGSTTCQYTSARMNTGATFQFTYGRVEARIKVPKGNGLWPAFWMMGADFLTGRPWPYNGEVDIMEILGKDVKTAYSTVHAPAYNGGGGIGSPYTLPGNADFSDDFHTWAADWNSRGITYSLDGRTVFTLDKDQVEQTRGPWIFDHPHYMILNLAVGGDWPGPTDAGTPFPSKMLVDYVRVYQ